A single region of the Nicotiana sylvestris chromosome 6, ASM39365v2, whole genome shotgun sequence genome encodes:
- the LOC104219439 gene encoding leucine-rich repeat extensin-like protein 1 translates to MKTPSHHHSMLYILSLLLCFAAFFIVNTDARKLNGKDNGRLLVSKSSVDIIESSEINGLRRFDVYLPSEDSSNSGPYGVSSPFNLPPYDSLPPVPNTPPFCLNPPSPFTLQPPPSGSSSSGGGPIVNLPPTPSSTIIPTPPQQYLPPIIIPNPPQYYEPSPPTTTVPSPTGPFFSPPYYYEPSPPSYYDPISPPTGLFLPPVIYPPPAVPPPPHIAPATALWCVAKPSVPDPIIQEAMNYACSSGADCDQINPSGSCFQPNTLFAHASYAFNSYWQRTKVAGGTCEFGGTAMLVTVDPSYDGCQFNYN, encoded by the exons ATGAAAACTCCATCTCATCATCACTCAATGCTATACATTTTAAGCCTTCTTCTGTGTTTTGCAGCTTTCTTCATTGTAAATACTG ATGCTAGAAAATTAAATGGAAAGGATAACGGCCGGCTACTAGTGTCGAAAAGTTCAGTGGACATTATTGAATCATCAGAAATCAATGGCTTGAGGCGATTTGACGTGTATTTACCTTCAGAGGATTCGTCCAATTCAGGACCTTATGGTGTCAGTTCTCCCTTCAATTTGCCACCTTATGATTCTCTTCCTCCAGTTCCAAATACCCCTCCTTTCTGTCTCAATCCACCTTCACCTTTCACTCTTCAACCTCCACCCAGTGGCAGTTCTAGTAGTGGAGGAGGCCCAATTGTGAATCTACCTCCAACCCCATCATCCACTATCATCCCTACCCCACCCCAACAATATCTTCCTCCTATAATCATTCCCAACCCACCCCAATATTATGAACCTAGTCCTCCCACAACAACTGTTCCAAGCCCAACAGGACCCTTTTTTAGCCCACCTTATTATTACGAGCCCAGTCCACCAAGTTATTATGATCCAATTAGCCCACCCACTGGGCTTTTTCTTCCACCAGTGATTTATCCACCTCCGGCGGTGCCTCCACCACCGCACATAGCGCCGGCCACGGCTCTATGGTGTGTGGCAAAGCCGTCAGTGCCAGACCCAATCATTCAAGAAGCCATGAATTATGCATGTTCATCTGGAGCAGACTGTGACCAGATTAATCCCAGTGGATCATGCTTTCAGCCCAATACTTTATTTGCACACGCCTCTTATGCCTTCAATAGTTACTGGCAGAGAACTAAGGTGGCTGGTGGCACTTGTGAATTTGGTGGCACGGCCATGCTTGTCACCGTCGATCCTA GTTATGATGGATGCCAATTCAACTATAACTGA